A genomic region of Arvicola amphibius chromosome X, mArvAmp1.2, whole genome shotgun sequence contains the following coding sequences:
- the S100g gene encoding protein S100-G, with product MSTKKSPEEMKSIFEKYAAKEGDPNQLSKEELKLLIQSEFPSLLKGAGTLDNLFKELDKNGDGEVSFEEFQALIKKISA from the exons ATGAGTACCAAGAAGTCTCCCGAAGAAATGAAGagcatttttgaaaaatatgcaGCCAAAGAAGGCGATCCAAACCAGCTATCAAAGGAGGAGCTGAAGCTACTGATTCAGTCAGAATTCCCCAGTCTCCTGAAG GGTGCGGGTACTCTAGACAATCTGTTTAAAGAGCTGGATAAGAATGGAGATGGAGAAGTCAGTTTCGAAGAATTTCAAGCACTGATCAAAAAGATATCAGCATGA